A genome region from Thalassococcus arenae includes the following:
- a CDS encoding valine--tRNA ligase has protein sequence MAMDKTFDAGAAEPRITAAWERAEAFRAGANKRRDDSFCVMIPPPNVTGALHVGHAFNNTLQDILVRWHRMRGFDTLWQPGQDHAGIATQLQVEKKLMAESNLRRTDLSREAFLDKVWEWKGQYGGTIVEQLKRLGCSCDWERNAFTMAGAPGDRRIGHENSANFHDAVIKVFVDMYEKGLIYRGKRLVNWDPHFETAISDLEVENVEVAGHMWHFKYPLAGGATYEYVEKDEDGNVTLRETRDYISIATTRPETMLGDGAVAVHPSDERYAPIVGQLCEIPVGPKEHRRLIPIITDEYPDPTFGSGAVKITGAHDFNDYQVAKRGGIPMYRLMDTRGAMRDDGAPYAEAAAIAQAVAQGKRTLTESEADALNLVPDHLRGLDRFEAREKVVEEITAEGLAVMTRADDPVLGRKLGDDDDPAALVPLVEAKPIMQPFGDRSKVVIEPMLTDQWFVDAEKVVGPALEAVRNGDIRIIPESGEKTYYHWLENIEPWCISRQLWWGHQIPVWYYPGPEGEPYHVCAATEEEALREIAYRFPDGTDFRVVDTIHDAVDLLGDDLHNLHVRTEGRIQQPSGPVVVPVWRDPDVLDTWFSSGLWPIGTLGWPEDTDELRRFFPTSVLITGFDILFFWVARMIMMQLAVVDQIPFHTVYLHQLVRDEKGKKMSKTTGNVIDPLDIVDEYGADALRFTNASMASIGGVLKLSRDRIAGYRNFGTKLWNAVRFAELNGAVGIDMAPRGMPAPNATLNRWIVGETAKVRETVDDALTEYRFNDAANALYAFVWGKVCDWYVEFSKPLFESDDAAVAAETRDTMAWVIDQCLTLLHPFMPFITEELWGLTAKRDKMCVHADWPEGLDTSVVDPAAEAEMSWVIALIEGVRSARAQMRVPAGLYVPMLVTELDEAGRGAWARNETLIKRLARIESLDEVASFPKGCITVPVGGASFGLPLADIIDVAEEKARLEKALGKLSKELGGLRGRLGNPNFVASAPEEVVEEVRENLAAREADEARLKEALARLAEIA, from the coding sequence ATGGCGATGGACAAGACCTTTGACGCAGGCGCGGCCGAGCCACGGATCACCGCCGCATGGGAACGGGCCGAGGCTTTTCGGGCCGGCGCCAACAAGCGGCGCGACGACAGCTTTTGCGTGATGATCCCGCCTCCCAACGTCACCGGTGCGCTGCATGTCGGCCACGCGTTCAACAACACGTTGCAGGACATCCTGGTGCGCTGGCACCGGATGCGCGGTTTCGACACGCTGTGGCAGCCGGGACAGGACCATGCCGGCATCGCCACGCAGCTGCAGGTCGAAAAAAAGCTGATGGCCGAAAGCAACCTGCGCCGCACCGACCTGAGCCGCGAGGCGTTCCTGGACAAGGTCTGGGAATGGAAGGGCCAGTATGGCGGCACCATCGTCGAACAGCTCAAGCGCCTGGGCTGTTCCTGCGACTGGGAGCGCAACGCCTTTACCATGGCCGGCGCTCCGGGCGACCGGCGCATCGGACACGAGAACTCGGCCAATTTCCACGACGCCGTCATCAAGGTCTTCGTGGACATGTACGAAAAGGGCCTGATCTACCGCGGCAAGCGGCTGGTCAACTGGGACCCGCATTTCGAGACGGCGATCTCAGATCTCGAGGTCGAGAATGTCGAGGTCGCCGGTCACATGTGGCACTTCAAGTACCCGCTCGCGGGGGGCGCCACGTATGAATATGTCGAAAAGGACGAGGACGGAAACGTCACCCTGCGCGAAACCCGCGACTACATCTCGATCGCCACGACCCGGCCCGAAACGATGCTGGGCGACGGCGCGGTGGCGGTGCACCCGTCCGACGAACGCTATGCCCCCATCGTCGGCCAGCTCTGCGAAATCCCGGTCGGCCCCAAGGAACACCGCCGCCTGATCCCGATCATCACCGACGAATACCCCGATCCGACCTTCGGCTCGGGCGCGGTCAAGATCACCGGCGCACATGATTTCAACGACTACCAGGTCGCCAAGCGCGGCGGCATCCCGATGTACAGGCTGATGGATACGCGCGGCGCCATGCGCGACGACGGCGCGCCCTATGCAGAAGCCGCGGCGATCGCGCAAGCCGTCGCGCAAGGCAAGCGGACCCTGACCGAGTCCGAAGCCGACGCGCTGAACCTCGTGCCCGACCACCTGCGCGGGCTCGACCGGTTCGAGGCGCGCGAGAAGGTGGTCGAGGAGATCACCGCCGAGGGGCTGGCGGTGATGACGCGGGCGGACGATCCGGTTCTGGGCCGCAAACTGGGCGACGACGACGACCCGGCGGCGCTGGTCCCGCTGGTCGAAGCCAAGCCGATCATGCAGCCCTTCGGTGACCGGTCCAAGGTCGTGATCGAGCCGATGCTGACCGACCAGTGGTTCGTCGATGCCGAAAAGGTGGTCGGCCCGGCGCTGGAGGCGGTGCGTAACGGCGATATCAGGATCATCCCCGAGAGCGGTGAAAAGACCTATTACCACTGGCTTGAGAACATCGAACCCTGGTGCATTTCGCGCCAACTCTGGTGGGGGCACCAGATCCCGGTCTGGTACTATCCCGGCCCCGAAGGCGAGCCCTATCACGTTTGTGCCGCGACCGAGGAAGAGGCGCTCCGGGAAATCGCCTATCGCTTTCCAGACGGCACGGATTTCCGGGTGGTCGACACGATCCACGATGCCGTCGACCTGTTGGGCGACGATCTGCACAACCTGCATGTTCGTACCGAAGGCCGGATACAGCAGCCTAGCGGTCCGGTTGTCGTTCCTGTCTGGCGCGACCCCGACGTGCTCGACACCTGGTTTTCTTCCGGTCTCTGGCCCATCGGCACGCTGGGATGGCCAGAGGACACGGACGAATTGCGGCGCTTCTTTCCGACCAGCGTCCTGATCACCGGTTTCGACATCCTGTTCTTCTGGGTGGCCCGGATGATCATGATGCAGTTGGCCGTGGTCGATCAGATCCCCTTCCACACCGTCTACCTGCACCAACTCGTCCGCGACGAGAAGGGCAAGAAGATGTCCAAGACCACCGGCAACGTCATCGATCCTCTTGATATTGTTGACGAGTACGGCGCGGACGCGCTGCGCTTCACCAATGCCTCCATGGCGTCCATCGGCGGGGTTCTCAAGCTGTCCAGGGACCGCATCGCCGGCTATCGCAATTTCGGCACCAAGCTGTGGAACGCGGTGCGGTTTGCCGAACTGAACGGAGCCGTGGGGATCGACATGGCGCCACGCGGGATGCCCGCGCCGAATGCGACGCTGAACCGATGGATCGTCGGCGAAACGGCCAAGGTTCGCGAAACGGTCGACGATGCGCTGACCGAGTACCGTTTCAACGATGCGGCGAACGCGCTTTACGCCTTTGTCTGGGGCAAGGTGTGCGACTGGTATGTCGAGTTCTCCAAGCCGCTGTTCGAGTCCGACGACGCCGCCGTTGCGGCCGAGACGCGCGACACCATGGCCTGGGTCATCGACCAGTGCCTGACCCTGCTGCATCCGTTCATGCCCTTCATCACCGAGGAACTGTGGGGACTGACGGCCAAGCGGGACAAGATGTGCGTGCATGCCGACTGGCCCGAGGGGCTGGATACCTCGGTGGTCGATCCGGCGGCCGAGGCCGAGATGTCCTGGGTGATCGCGCTGATCGAAGGCGTGCGGTCCGCCCGTGCGCAAATGCGCGTGCCGGCGGGGCTTTACGTGCCGATGCTGGTCACGGAGCTGGACGAGGCCGGACGTGGCGCATGGGCGCGCAACGAGACGCTGATCAAGCGGCTGGCGCGGATCGAGTCGCTGGACGAGGTCGCCAGCTTTCCCAAGGGCTGCATCACAGTGCCGGTAGGCGGGGCGAGCTTTGGCCTGCCACTGGCCGACATCATCGACGTGGCCGAGGAAAAGGCGCGGCTGGAGAAGGCGTTGGGCAAGCTGAGCAAGGAGCTGGGCGGATTGCGCGGCCGGCTGGGCAACCCCAACTTCGTCGCCAGCGCACCCGAAGAGGTGGTCGAGGAAGTCCGCGAGAACCTCGCTGCGCGCGAAGCCGACGAGGCGCGGCTGAAGGAAGCCCTGGCGCGGTTGGCCGAGATCGCCTGA
- a CDS encoding 5-guanidino-2-oxopentanoate decarboxylase, giving the protein MATLGSEISHMLRMRGVEVIFGIPGVHNVELYRGIEEAGITHVLARHEQGAAFMADGYARATGKPGVCFLITGPGLTNALTALGQAYSDSVPVLAVTSCLDDTRAMRGQLHQMRDQRAAAETVCAWSEEARSPGQAYALIDRALSGFEAGRARPCHIQVPIPVLGGQADPAPPTPPRPALPQASADDLRRVVDAVLFARKPLFLFGGGARGGAAAIPDLLRQTGAASFVTYAGRGLVPPGTPLFFGSYLARPDSARVLAEADLVVAIGTELAEVDLWRDAPGHTCPMIRIDIDPQMLAQARAGDLAVLGDAGTLLRAMAIAIPARSWDLPPKWDAGQVAAARNRWRAEIEAERPGLPPVIDALRTALPQDAMVYSDMTQFAYAAKEIWDMSRPGHWHHPYGFGTLGYALPAAIGGAVARPGTPTLAILGDYGFQYTVQELGTAVELGLPLPILIWDNGKLAEIEESMIRSQIAPNAVVARNPDFCALARAYGARAAQPGTLVEMQAALREAFEASVPTVIRVTPGIR; this is encoded by the coding sequence ATGGCGACACTGGGCTCGGAAATCTCTCACATGCTCAGGATGCGCGGGGTCGAGGTGATCTTTGGCATTCCCGGCGTGCACAATGTCGAGCTGTATCGCGGCATCGAAGAGGCTGGCATCACCCACGTTCTGGCGCGCCATGAACAGGGCGCCGCCTTCATGGCCGATGGGTATGCCCGTGCCACGGGAAAGCCGGGGGTATGTTTTCTTATCACTGGCCCCGGTCTCACCAACGCCCTGACCGCGCTCGGCCAGGCCTATTCCGACAGTGTGCCGGTTCTGGCGGTCACGTCCTGCCTGGACGACACGCGCGCGATGCGCGGTCAACTGCACCAGATGCGCGACCAGCGCGCGGCGGCGGAAACCGTCTGCGCGTGGTCCGAAGAGGCGCGCAGCCCCGGGCAGGCCTATGCCTTGATCGATCGGGCATTGTCGGGGTTCGAGGCGGGCCGGGCGCGACCCTGCCACATCCAGGTTCCGATTCCCGTTCTTGGCGGGCAAGCCGATCCCGCCCCGCCAACGCCGCCCCGGCCCGCCTTGCCGCAGGCATCGGCCGATGATCTGCGCCGGGTCGTTGACGCGGTTTTGTTCGCGCGCAAACCGCTCTTCCTGTTCGGCGGGGGCGCGCGGGGCGGCGCGGCGGCGATCCCCGATCTGCTGCGCCAGACCGGCGCTGCGTCTTTCGTCACCTATGCCGGCCGCGGACTGGTGCCGCCGGGAACGCCGTTGTTCTTCGGGTCCTACCTTGCCCGTCCCGACAGCGCGCGGGTGCTGGCCGAAGCCGATCTTGTGGTCGCGATCGGCACCGAACTGGCCGAAGTCGATCTGTGGCGCGACGCGCCCGGCCATACCTGCCCGATGATCCGCATCGATATCGACCCTCAGATGCTTGCGCAGGCCCGCGCCGGAGACTTGGCCGTGCTGGGCGACGCGGGCACGCTGTTGCGCGCCATGGCCATCGCTATTCCCGCCCGATCATGGGACCTGCCGCCGAAATGGGATGCCGGGCAGGTCGCTGCCGCCCGGAACCGCTGGCGGGCCGAAATCGAGGCCGAGCGCCCAGGCCTTCCGCCGGTCATCGACGCCTTGCGCACGGCCTTGCCGCAAGACGCGATGGTCTATTCCGACATGACCCAATTCGCCTATGCCGCCAAGGAAATCTGGGACATGTCCCGGCCGGGTCACTGGCACCACCCCTACGGTTTTGGCACATTGGGTTACGCCTTGCCGGCTGCCATCGGTGGCGCGGTGGCGCGGCCCGGCACGCCCACGCTGGCCATCCTGGGGGATTACGGGTTCCAATACACGGTGCAGGAACTGGGCACGGCGGTGGAACTGGGCCTGCCCCTGCCGATCCTGATCTGGGACAATGGCAAATTGGCGGAAATCGAGGAATCGATGATCCGCAGCCAGATCGCCCCCAACGCGGTGGTTGCGCGCAACCCGGATTTCTGCGCCTTGGCAAGGGCTTATGGAGCACGGGCGGCCCAACCCGGGACGCTGGTCGAGATGCAGGCGGCGCTGCGCGAGGCGTTCGAGGCGTCGGTGCCGACGGTGATCCGCGTCACGCCCGGGATCAGGTAG
- a CDS encoding TrkH family potassium uptake protein, giving the protein MFDVRPVAYVIGLLVACLGATMLLPMLVDIAEGRGQWSVFAESAIVTILSGGLMALACANSVPDRLSIQQTFLLTTGVWVALPVFGAIPFVLGATEARFVDAFFEAMSGLTTTGSTVFSGLEELPKGLLFWRGILQWLGGIGIIVVAMVFLPELRVGGMQIFRSEGFDTMGKILPRATQISSSISTIYVSLTLVCAGAYILAGMNAFDATVHAMTTVATGGFANSDASFAAYGAGAEYVASIFMLLAALPFVRYVQLTTQRTARPLLLDSQVRGFFATALVIVAVVTAWRLVSGGDSGEPAFRKALFNVVSILTGTGYASSDYNTWGPFAVALFFFIGLIGGCAGSTACSIKIFRYQLLFASIKVQLRKIQAPHGVFTPRYDGRPVSDDVLSSVMSFFVFFVVSLGVLSVALGMTGLDFVTSVSGAAAALANIGPGLGDQIGPAGNFAGLGDTAKWMLSFAMLVGRLELLAVYAIFTVRFWRA; this is encoded by the coding sequence ATGTTCGACGTCCGCCCCGTTGCCTATGTCATTGGCCTGCTTGTCGCCTGTCTGGGTGCCACCATGCTGTTGCCGATGCTGGTGGACATCGCCGAGGGGCGCGGGCAATGGTCGGTTTTCGCGGAAAGCGCGATCGTCACCATCCTCAGCGGCGGATTGATGGCGTTGGCATGCGCCAATTCCGTGCCCGACCGGCTGTCGATCCAGCAGACTTTTCTTCTGACAACCGGGGTCTGGGTCGCTCTTCCGGTTTTCGGTGCCATCCCCTTTGTCCTGGGCGCCACCGAGGCCCGGTTCGTCGATGCGTTCTTCGAGGCGATGTCCGGCCTGACCACGACCGGATCGACGGTTTTCAGCGGGCTGGAGGAACTGCCGAAAGGGTTGCTGTTCTGGCGCGGCATCCTGCAATGGCTGGGCGGGATCGGGATCATTGTGGTGGCGATGGTGTTCCTGCCGGAACTGCGCGTGGGCGGGATGCAGATCTTCCGATCCGAAGGCTTTGACACGATGGGGAAAATCCTGCCGCGCGCCACGCAGATATCCTCGTCGATCTCGACGATCTACGTTTCGCTGACGCTTGTCTGTGCCGGGGCCTACATCCTGGCCGGGATGAACGCTTTCGATGCGACGGTGCATGCCATGACCACCGTGGCCACGGGGGGGTTCGCCAATTCCGACGCGTCCTTTGCCGCGTATGGCGCGGGTGCGGAATACGTTGCCTCGATCTTCATGCTGCTCGCGGCGTTGCCATTCGTGCGCTACGTGCAATTGACCACCCAACGCACCGCGCGCCCGTTGCTGCTCGACAGCCAGGTCCGCGGTTTTTTCGCGACCGCCCTGGTCATTGTCGCGGTGGTCACCGCCTGGCGGCTGGTTTCCGGCGGCGACAGCGGCGAACCGGCCTTTCGCAAGGCGCTGTTCAACGTCGTTTCGATCCTGACCGGCACCGGCTATGCCTCGTCCGACTACAACACGTGGGGTCCGTTTGCCGTTGCGCTGTTCTTCTTCATCGGCCTGATCGGAGGGTGCGCCGGGTCGACGGCCTGTTCAATAAAGATATTCCGCTATCAACTGCTGTTCGCCTCGATCAAGGTGCAGCTGCGCAAGATCCAAGCCCCGCATGGCGTCTTTACCCCGCGCTATGACGGACGCCCGGTCAGCGACGACGTGCTGTCTTCGGTCATGTCCTTTTTCGTTTTCTTCGTCGTCAGTCTCGGGGTTCTGTCGGTTGCGCTCGGCATGACCGGCCTTGATTTCGTGACCTCGGTGTCGGGGGCGGCTGCCGCCCTGGCCAATATCGGTCCCGGCTTGGGTGACCAGATCGGTCCGGCCGGGAATTTCGCCGGACTGGGGGATACCGCGAAATGGATGCTGAGCTTTGCCATGTTGGTCGGCCGGCTGGAGCTGTTGGCGGTCTATGCGATCTTCACCGTCCGGTTCTGGAGGGCGTGA
- the folE2 gene encoding GTP cyclohydrolase FolE2, with the protein MNIFTPDLDRKPSREEAEQALAVLRRWAGKAHDAEIDALDPVVARLVPGAAPEAYPDLARQYPTDFRVTPAYKASLPDLQNGPSSLIRGENRAIQHVGISNFRLPIQYHTRDNGDLTLETSVTGTVSLDADKKGINMSRIMRSFYAHADKTFSFEVIEAALDDYKSDLESFDARIMMRLSFPMKVESLRSGLTGYQYYDIALELVEAAGVRRKIMHVDYVYSSTCPCSLELSEHARRARGQLATPHSQRSVARLSVELTGSECLWFEDLVDMCRRAVPTETQVMVKREDEQAFAELNAANPIFVEDAARLFAEQLQADPRVGDYRVIASHQESLHSHDAVSVLTEGPTFAQDSLDPKLFTTLFHIG; encoded by the coding sequence ATGAACATTTTCACGCCCGATCTAGACCGCAAGCCGAGCCGCGAAGAAGCCGAACAGGCCCTCGCTGTGCTGCGGCGTTGGGCCGGCAAGGCGCATGATGCCGAGATCGACGCGCTTGATCCGGTCGTCGCCCGTCTCGTTCCTGGTGCCGCGCCCGAAGCCTATCCCGATCTGGCAAGACAATACCCGACCGATTTCCGTGTCACGCCCGCCTACAAGGCGTCTTTGCCCGATCTGCAGAATGGCCCCAGTTCGCTGATCCGCGGCGAAAACCGCGCGATCCAGCATGTCGGTATCTCGAACTTCCGCCTGCCGATCCAGTACCACACCCGCGACAACGGCGATCTGACGCTTGAAACCAGCGTCACCGGTACGGTGAGCCTCGATGCCGACAAGAAGGGCATCAATATGTCTCGCATCATGCGATCGTTCTATGCCCACGCCGACAAGACCTTCAGCTTCGAGGTGATCGAGGCGGCCCTGGACGATTACAAGAGCGATCTGGAAAGTTTTGATGCGCGGATCATGATGCGGCTCAGTTTTCCGATGAAGGTGGAAAGCCTGCGCTCGGGTCTCACGGGTTACCAGTATTACGATATCGCGCTGGAACTGGTCGAAGCAGCCGGCGTGCGGCGCAAGATCATGCATGTCGATTACGTCTACAGCTCGACCTGCCCCTGTTCACTGGAGTTGAGCGAACACGCGCGGCGCGCGCGCGGCCAGCTGGCGACGCCGCATTCGCAGCGTTCCGTCGCGCGCCTGTCGGTCGAGTTGACGGGCAGCGAATGCCTGTGGTTCGAGGATCTGGTCGACATGTGCCGCCGCGCGGTGCCGACCGAGACCCAGGTGATGGTCAAGCGCGAGGATGAACAGGCGTTTGCCGAGTTGAATGCCGCCAACCCGATTTTTGTCGAGGATGCCGCCCGGCTTTTCGCCGAGCAGCTGCAGGCGGATCCGCGGGTCGGCGACTATCGGGTCATAGCAAGCCACCAGGAAAGCCTGCACAGCCATGATGCGGTTTCGGTTTTGACCGAAGGCCCGACCTTTGCGCAGGACAGCCTGGACCCCAAGCTTTTCACGACGTTGTTCCATATCGGTTGA
- the metZ gene encoding O-succinylhomoserine sulfhydrylase, with the protein MTKRGKRTNLVHGGTKRSQWGEVSEAIFLTQGFVYDTAEAAEARFIKTGPDEYIYGRYGNPTVAMFEERMALLEGAEDAFATASGMAAVSGALSALLKAGDHVVSARALFGSCLYVLQEILPRFGVEVTFVDGGDLDAWRAAVRPETTLVFFESMSNPTLELVDIEAISAIAHAVGAWVVVDNVFSTPIYSKAIEQGADIVVYSATKHIDGQGRTLGGVILGPRDIIRGKIEPYMKHTGGSMSPFTAWVMLKGLETIDLRVRAQTAGAKAIAEAVDGHAKIQRVIYPGLASHPDYALAQRQMGAGGTMLSIVLGGGKAAAFRFLNALQVFVISNNLGDAKSIATHPATTTHQRLTPEQRAAMGFGDGLVRLSVGIEDPDDLVADILAALDAV; encoded by the coding sequence ATGACCAAACGGGGCAAACGCACCAACCTCGTGCATGGCGGCACCAAGCGCAGCCAGTGGGGCGAGGTCAGCGAAGCGATCTTTCTTACGCAAGGGTTCGTCTACGACACCGCCGAAGCTGCCGAGGCGCGCTTCATCAAGACCGGACCGGACGAGTACATCTACGGACGCTATGGCAACCCGACCGTGGCCATGTTCGAAGAACGCATGGCGCTGCTCGAAGGGGCCGAGGATGCCTTTGCAACGGCGTCGGGCATGGCTGCGGTTTCCGGCGCGCTGTCGGCCTTGTTGAAGGCCGGCGACCACGTGGTTTCGGCGCGTGCGTTGTTCGGGTCGTGCCTCTATGTGTTGCAAGAGATCCTGCCGCGATTCGGGGTCGAGGTGACCTTCGTCGATGGCGGTGATCTGGATGCGTGGCGCGCTGCGGTCCGGCCGGAAACCACGCTCGTATTCTTCGAGTCCATGTCAAATCCGACGCTGGAACTTGTTGATATCGAAGCAATATCCGCGATTGCACATGCCGTCGGTGCATGGGTGGTGGTCGACAACGTCTTTTCCACTCCGATTTACTCGAAGGCCATCGAGCAAGGAGCTGATATTGTTGTATATTCGGCGACAAAACATATCGACGGACAGGGTCGGACACTGGGCGGGGTCATCCTGGGGCCGCGCGACATCATCCGGGGAAAGATCGAGCCCTACATGAAGCATACCGGCGGCTCGATGAGCCCGTTCACCGCCTGGGTCATGCTGAAGGGTCTGGAAACCATCGACCTGCGGGTGCGTGCGCAGACCGCGGGCGCAAAGGCCATCGCCGAAGCGGTCGATGGTCATGCCAAGATCCAGCGGGTGATCTATCCCGGACTTGCCAGCCATCCGGACTATGCGCTGGCGCAACGCCAGATGGGCGCGGGCGGCACGATGCTGTCGATCGTCCTCGGCGGTGGAAAAGCCGCGGCGTTCCGTTTTTTAAACGCACTGCAAGTGTTTGTGATCTCGAACAATCTGGGCGATGCCAAGTCCATTGCGACGCATCCTGCGACCACAACCCATCAGCGGCTTACGCCAGAGCAGCGCGCAGCCATGGGGTTCGGCGATGGACTTGTTCGACTGTCGGTCGGTATCGAGGATCCCGACGATCTGGTTGCGGATATCCTGGCGGCGCTCGACGCGGTTTGA
- a CDS encoding DUF726 domain-containing protein: MVHGFKYLPGHPRHCPHAGILSASPARNTARVVSWPRHLHAGVRRDTSIGVAFGWPARASIWNAYDRALQAGDALAAFLAAIRRHAPARPIRLVAHSLGARVALRAIAQSRPNTVETAILLAAAEYAGLAEAALDDSGTRVLNVCSRENDVFDFLMELLIRAPRSGDRMIGHRPLGAAGCTTLQIDDPASLAAIARIGFPVAPPSRRVCHWSAYLRPGLFPLYRAVLDGTLSLSRLKAVLPSDAGPRWSLLRPNRPVSPRGLPAFPASR, translated from the coding sequence ATGGTGCATGGCTTTAAGTATCTTCCGGGGCACCCGAGACACTGCCCGCATGCAGGCATCCTTTCCGCCTCTCCTGCGCGCAACACTGCCCGCGTTGTCAGCTGGCCCCGGCACCTGCACGCCGGTGTCCGTCGCGATACGTCCATCGGAGTTGCCTTCGGTTGGCCGGCCCGCGCTTCGATCTGGAACGCCTATGACCGGGCCTTGCAGGCCGGCGACGCGTTGGCGGCGTTTCTTGCCGCAATCCGCCGGCATGCACCCGCGCGTCCCATTCGGCTTGTCGCCCATTCGCTTGGCGCACGGGTGGCGCTGCGGGCCATCGCGCAGTCGCGCCCGAATACTGTCGAAACCGCCATCCTTCTTGCCGCCGCCGAATATGCCGGCCTGGCCGAAGCGGCGCTGGACGACAGCGGCACCCGCGTTCTCAATGTGTGCAGCCGGGAAAACGATGTTTTCGATTTCCTGATGGAACTGCTGATCCGCGCACCAAGATCGGGCGACCGGATGATCGGCCACCGTCCACTTGGCGCTGCCGGTTGCACGACCTTGCAGATTGACGATCCGGCGAGCCTGGCTGCGATTGCCCGTATCGGCTTTCCGGTTGCACCGCCTTCACGACGCGTCTGCCACTGGTCGGCCTATCTGCGGCCCGGGCTTTTCCCGCTCTATCGCGCCGTGCTCGACGGGACGTTGTCGCTGAGCCGGCTGAAGGCAGTGCTTCCCTCGGACGCAGGCCCGCGTTGGTCGTTGTTGCGCCCGAACCGACCGGTCTCGCCCCGGGGTCTGCCCGCATTCCCGGCATCGCGGTGA